A window of Sphingomonas adhaesiva contains these coding sequences:
- a CDS encoding M23 family metallopeptidase — MTRLGWSILGIILLAVAGFASLLSFDGAERTRRAVATQAAPPPVAEAPPASTGALTLPVAGYDRADLRDNWGDPRDGGARAHTGIDLMAPAGTPVVAAAPGRVEKLFLSNAGGTTLYQRSPDRRWTYYYAHLAGYAPGIAEGQRVRAGQTLGYVGDSGNAGAGNYHLHFGVTRTTPDQRWYQGQAIDPYPLLARAARSR; from the coding sequence ATGACGCGGCTGGGCTGGTCGATCCTCGGCATCATCCTGCTGGCGGTCGCGGGGTTCGCCTCGCTGCTGTCCTTCGACGGCGCCGAGCGTACCCGCCGTGCGGTCGCGACGCAGGCCGCGCCGCCCCCCGTCGCGGAGGCGCCGCCCGCATCGACGGGCGCGCTCACGCTTCCCGTCGCCGGCTACGACCGTGCCGACCTGCGCGACAATTGGGGCGACCCGCGCGACGGCGGTGCGCGCGCGCATACCGGCATCGACCTGATGGCACCGGCGGGAACGCCCGTCGTCGCGGCGGCGCCGGGCAGGGTGGAGAAGCTGTTCCTCAGCAACGCCGGCGGCACCACGCTCTACCAGCGCTCGCCCGACCGGCGGTGGACCTATTATTACGCGCACCTCGCCGGTTACGCCCCCGGTATCGCGGAGGGGCAGCGCGTCCGCGCCGGCCAGACGCTGGGCTATGTCGGCGACAGCGGCAATGCCGGGGCGGGGAACTACCACCTCCACTTCGGCGTGACGCGCACGACGCCCGACCAGCGCTGGTACCAGGGGCAGGCGATCGACCCCTATCCGCTGCTTGCCCGCGCGGCGCGCAGCCGCTAA
- the thiE gene encoding thiamine phosphate synthase: MIDDPLGPLDPDFAAAFTRDLSRPPCQLYLISPLDVTGTFPDRLARALDAGPVAAFQFRVKDVDQHSAARLAEPLQRICADREVAFIVNDSVSLAKRLGADGVHLGQEDGDPREARMILGPGVQIGVTCHDSRHLAMEAGEAGADYVAFGSFYPTTTKAVSHHPEPVILSWWSALFELPSVAIGGITPANAAPLVKAGADFVAVSGAVWKTDEVAAVRGFAEVLGAR, from the coding sequence ATGATCGACGACCCGCTCGGCCCGCTGGACCCCGATTTCGCCGCCGCGTTCACGCGCGACCTGTCGCGCCCGCCGTGCCAGCTGTACCTCATCTCGCCGCTCGACGTGACCGGCACCTTTCCCGACCGGCTGGCGCGTGCGCTCGACGCCGGGCCGGTCGCCGCGTTCCAGTTCCGCGTGAAGGACGTGGACCAGCACAGCGCCGCGCGCCTCGCCGAGCCGCTCCAGCGCATCTGCGCGGATCGCGAGGTCGCGTTCATCGTCAACGACTCGGTGTCGCTGGCGAAGCGACTCGGCGCGGACGGTGTCCATCTCGGGCAGGAGGACGGCGACCCGCGCGAGGCGCGCATGATCCTGGGCCCGGGCGTCCAGATCGGCGTGACCTGTCACGACAGCCGTCACCTGGCGATGGAGGCGGGGGAGGCGGGCGCCGATTACGTGGCGTTCGGCAGCTTCTATCCCACCACCACCAAGGCGGTGTCGCACCATCCGGAGCCGGTGATCCTGTCCTGGTGGTCGGCGCTGTTCGAACTCCCCAGCGTCGCGATCGGCGGCATCACGCCCGCCAATGCCGCGCCGCTGGTGAAGGCGGGGGCGGACTTCGTCGCGGTATCCGGCGCGGTCTGGAAAACCGACGAGGTGGCGGCGGTGCGCGGCTTCGCGGAGGTGCTGGGCGCGCGCTGA
- a CDS encoding L,D-transpeptidase family protein: protein MKRIAVLTAVALAAPVLAQPAPPAIDPAVMRLQVTLDRLGFGPGIIDGRGGQSLTNALKGFQQSRDLPVTGKSDAATLAALRPYAGLRPTLEVTLDRDAMRGPYVAHIPKDYALQAKLPSMAYTRPLEKLAERFHTTPAVLAELNPGVTTIAPGTTIRVPNTFPASRAYPADATPAWRATLASLNVEAQVPKAAKIVVDKSDGILRVYDDRDRLVSQYTATIGSARDPLPLGTWKVLHVSPNPDWKMNPLILKGVSDDKKAQIIPPGPNNPVGVVWIDLSKEHYGIHGTNEPAQIGRAQSNGCVRLTNWDAARVALMVKSGTPVIFQA from the coding sequence GTGAAGCGTATCGCCGTCCTGACCGCCGTGGCGCTCGCGGCGCCCGTCCTCGCGCAACCCGCACCGCCGGCGATCGACCCGGCGGTGATGCGCCTGCAGGTGACGCTCGACCGCCTGGGCTTCGGCCCCGGCATCATCGACGGGCGCGGCGGGCAATCCCTGACCAACGCGCTCAAGGGCTTCCAGCAAAGCCGGGACCTGCCGGTGACCGGCAAATCCGACGCCGCGACCCTCGCCGCGCTGCGCCCCTATGCCGGCCTGCGCCCGACGCTGGAGGTCACGCTGGATCGCGACGCGATGCGCGGACCCTATGTCGCGCACATCCCCAAGGACTATGCGTTACAGGCCAAGCTGCCGTCGATGGCCTATACCCGTCCGCTGGAGAAGCTGGCCGAGCGCTTCCACACCACCCCCGCGGTGCTCGCGGAGCTCAACCCCGGCGTGACGACGATCGCGCCGGGCACGACGATCCGCGTGCCCAACACCTTCCCCGCGTCGCGCGCCTATCCGGCCGACGCGACGCCCGCATGGCGCGCCACGCTCGCCTCGCTCAACGTCGAGGCGCAGGTGCCCAAAGCCGCGAAGATCGTGGTCGACAAGTCGGACGGCATCCTGCGCGTCTATGACGACCGGGACCGGCTGGTATCGCAATACACCGCGACGATCGGCTCGGCGCGCGATCCGCTGCCGCTCGGCACCTGGAAGGTGCTGCACGTCTCGCCCAACCCGGACTGGAAGATGAACCCGCTGATCCTGAAGGGCGTCAGCGACGACAAGAAGGCGCAGATCATCCCGCCCGGCCCCAACAATCCCGTGGGCGTGGTGTGGATCGATCTCAGCAAGGAGCATTACGGCATCCACGGGACGAACGAGCCGGCGCAGATCGGCCGCGCGCAATCCAACGGCTGCGTCCGCCTCACCAACTGGGACGCGGCGCGCGTCGCGCTGATGGTGAAGAGCGGCACGCCGGTGATCTTCCAGGCATAG
- the efp gene encoding elongation factor P, which produces MKISGVDIRPGNIIEYEGGIWRAVKIQHTQPGKGGAYMQVELKNLRDGRKNNVRFRSAETVERVRLDTKDFQFLFAEGDGLVFMDKETYDQVTLPRDLLGDAAAFLQDGMDVVMELHDEEPISVQLPDTIEATIVEADAVVKGQTASSSYKPAVLDNGVRVMVPPHIAAGTRIVVDVYEQTYVRRAD; this is translated from the coding sequence ATGAAGATCAGCGGCGTGGACATCCGTCCCGGCAACATCATCGAATACGAAGGCGGCATCTGGCGCGCGGTCAAGATCCAGCACACCCAGCCCGGCAAGGGCGGCGCCTATATGCAGGTCGAGCTGAAGAACCTGCGCGACGGCCGCAAGAACAACGTCCGCTTCCGCTCGGCGGAGACGGTCGAGCGCGTCCGGCTCGATACCAAGGACTTCCAGTTCCTCTTCGCCGAGGGCGACGGGCTGGTCTTCATGGACAAGGAAACCTACGACCAGGTGACGCTGCCGCGCGACCTGCTCGGCGACGCCGCCGCCTTCCTGCAGGACGGCATGGACGTGGTCATGGAGCTTCACGACGAAGAGCCGATCAGCGTCCAGCTGCCCGACACGATCGAGGCGACGATCGTCGAGGCGGATGCGGTAGTGAAGGGGCAGACCGCCTCGTCCAGCTACAAGCCCGCGGTGCTCGACAACGGCGTGCGCGTGATGGTGCCGCCGCATATCGCGGCGGGCACGCGGATCGTGGTCGACGTGTACGAGCAGACCTATGTCCGGCGTGCGGACTGA
- a CDS encoding class I fructose-bisphosphate aldolase: MTPTVKAILDKYEGTSPAVKANLARILMHGKLGGTGKLIILPVDQGFEHGPARSFAINPPAYDPHYHYQIAIDAGLSAYAAPLGMLEAGADTFAGQIPTILKVNSSNSWATSIAQAQTGSVEDALRLGCAAIGFTIYPGSDGIFDAMEQIRALREEAAAAGLATVIWSYPRGGELSKAGELALDVGAYAAHMAALLGAHIIKVKLPSDHIEQKDARKSYEGTDWSKQADRVRHVVQSSFAGRRIVVFSGGAAKGADAVYQDARDIRDGGGNGSIIGRNTFQRERGEALAMLEKLVAIYKNQE, encoded by the coding sequence ATGACCCCGACCGTGAAGGCCATTCTGGACAAGTACGAGGGTACCAGCCCGGCGGTGAAGGCCAATCTGGCGCGGATCCTGATGCACGGCAAGCTGGGCGGCACCGGCAAGCTCATCATCCTGCCGGTCGATCAGGGGTTCGAGCACGGCCCGGCGCGCAGCTTCGCGATCAACCCGCCCGCCTATGACCCGCACTATCACTATCAGATCGCGATCGACGCCGGCCTGTCGGCCTATGCCGCGCCGCTCGGCATGCTGGAGGCGGGCGCCGATACGTTCGCGGGGCAGATCCCGACCATCCTGAAGGTCAACAGCTCGAACAGCTGGGCCACCTCGATCGCGCAGGCGCAGACGGGCAGCGTGGAGGATGCGCTGCGGCTGGGCTGCGCCGCGATCGGCTTCACCATCTATCCGGGGTCGGATGGCATCTTCGACGCGATGGAGCAGATCCGCGCGCTGCGCGAGGAAGCCGCCGCGGCCGGCCTCGCCACCGTCATCTGGAGCTATCCGCGCGGCGGCGAGCTGTCGAAGGCGGGCGAGCTGGCGCTCGACGTCGGTGCCTATGCCGCGCACATGGCGGCGCTGCTGGGCGCGCACATCATCAAGGTGAAGCTGCCGAGCGACCATATCGAGCAGAAGGACGCCAGGAAGAGCTACGAGGGCACCGACTGGTCGAAGCAGGCCGATCGCGTGCGCCACGTCGTCCAGTCGAGCTTCGCCGGGCGTCGCATCGTCGTCTTCTCGGGCGGCGCGGCGAAGGGCGCCGACGCGGTCTATCAGGATGCGCGCGACATCCGCGACGGCGGCGGCAACGGCTCGATCATCGGGCGCAACACCTTCCAGCGCGAGCGCGGCGAGGCGCTGGCGATGCTGGAGAAGCTGGTCGCGATCTACAAGAATCAGGAATAG